In a genomic window of Flavobacteriales bacterium:
- a CDS encoding gliding motility-associated C-terminal domain-containing protein, protein MAPTASALANAIDCLGVPGGSALIGTACDDGNALTGNDVYGANCICAGELIDCLGVPGGAALIGTPCDDGNALTGNDVYGANCICAGEPIDCLGVPGGSALVGTACDDGNPNTGNDIYDANCICAGQPIDCLGVPGGSALIGTACDDGNTLTGNDVYGADCICAGQLIDCLGVPGGSALIGTPCDDGNALTGNDVYGADCICAGQLIDCLGVPGGAALIGTPCDDGNALTGNDVYGADCICAGQLIDCLGVPGGAALVGTACDDGNALTGNDVYGANCICAGQLIDCLGVPGGSALIGTACDDGNALTGNDVYGANCICAGELIDCLGVPGGSALIGTACDDGNALTGNDVYGANCICAGELIDCLGVPGGSALIGTACDDGNPNTGNDIYDANCICAGQVIDCLGVPGGSALVGTACDDGNPNTGNDIYDANCICAGELIDCLGVPGGSALIGTACDDGNALTGNDVYGANCICAGELIDCLGVPGGAALIGTPCDDGNALTGNDVYGADCICAGEPIDCLGVPGGSALVGTACDDGNSNTGNDIYDANCICAGELIDCLGVPGGSALIGTACDDGNALTGNDVYGANCICAGELIDCLGVPGGSALIGTACDDGNALTGNDVYGANCICAGELIDCLGVPGGAALIGTPCDDGNALTGNDVYGANCICAGELIDCLGVPGGSALVGTACDDGNPNTGNDIYDANCICAGQLIDCLGVPGGSALIGTACDDGNALTGNDVYGADCICAGQLIDCLGVPGGSALIGTACDDGNVLTGNDVYGADCICAGQLIDCLGVPGGAALIGTPCDDGNALTGNDVYGADCICAGQLIDCLGVPGGSALIGTACDDGNALTGNDVYGADCICAGQLIDCLGVPGGAALIGTACDDGNPNTGNDIYDANCICAGQLIDCLGVPGGAALIGTACDDGNALTGNDVYGANCICAGQLIDCLGVPGGSALIGTPCDDGNALTGNDVYGADCICAGELIDCLGVPGGAALIGTPCDDGNALTGNDVYGADCICAGQLIDCLGVPGGSALIGTACDEGNTATVNDTWSAGCVCSGQTIDCISEAGPDQETCGLTTTMQAAGAGQWTGPSGISFADQSDAQSTVNAALPGVYDLYWTVTNGTCIGIDTVSVTFYLPSDASFAYAQSTYCHGDPSAAPWTAQTGGTFTAFPSGIDINPITGAISIGSSDPGSYQVTYYIAGSCPASQTQSVTIAAGADASWTAPGPLCSSNAPIALDPLVTGTPGGTWQGQGVANGIFNPVGLAGSIELTYTATIGSCTQELTQFVSVLEPPIADAGPDITACGLRAAMNAVPFSGNATWILPAGITSYTPATSATMEIGAAAYGTYALVWSVTNGSCSASDTALANFVDPGSGIWVNAGEDQNLAVIDFTELSGSAMAGAALNWWVLNGSGSIDEPSDSTTAISGLSIGDNLVVLTASINQCASISDTVLLHVDELFIPEGYSPNGDGVNDRWEIRGMEAYPNSSLQVFNRWGKTVYEAEAYSNEWEGLSRNGQPLPDDTYFYVINLNGRRSYNGHVIIKR, encoded by the coding sequence ATGGCGCCAACTGCATCTGCGCTGGCGAACGCGATCGACTGCTTGGGCGTGCCCGGCGGCAGCGCGCTGATCGGAACCGCTTGCGATGACGGCAATGCGCTCACCGGCAACGACGTGTATGGCGCCAACTGCATCTGCGCTGGCGAACTGATCGACTGCCTGGGCGTGCCCGGAGGTGCTGCGCTGATCGGCACACCCTGCGACGACGGCAACGCCCTCACCGGCAACGACGTGTACGGCGCCAACTGCATCTGCGCTGGCGAACCGATCGACTGCCTGGGCGTGCCCGGCGGCAGCGCGCTGGTCGGAACCGCCTGTGACGATGGCAACCCCAACACTGGCAACGATATCTACGATGCCAACTGCATCTGCGCTGGCCAGCCGATCGACTGCCTGGGCGTGCCCGGCGGCAGCGCGCTGATCGGAACCGCTTGCGATGACGGCAACACCCTCACCGGCAACGACGTGTACGGCGCCGACTGCATCTGCGCTGGCCAGCTCATCGACTGCCTGGGCGTGCCCGGCGGCAGCGCGCTGATTGGCACACCCTGCGACGACGGCAACGCCCTCACCGGCAACGACGTGTACGGCGCCGACTGCATCTGCGCCGGCCAGCTGATCGACTGCCTGGGCGTGCCCGGAGGTGCTGCGCTGATCGGCACACCCTGCGATGACGGCAATGCCCTCACCGGCAACGACGTGTATGGCGCCGACTGCATCTGTGCTGGCCAGCTGATCGACTGCCTGGGCGTGCCCGGAGGTGCTGCGCTGGTCGGAACCGCTTGCGACGACGGCAACGCGCTCACCGGCAACGACGTGTACGGCGCCAACTGCATCTGCGCTGGCCAGCTGATCGACTGCTTGGGCGTGCCCGGCGGCAGCGCGCTGATCGGAACCGCTTGCGATGACGGCAATGCGCTCACCGGCAACGACGTGTATGGCGCCAACTGCATCTGCGCTGGCGAACTGATCGACTGCTTGGGCGTGCCCGGCGGCAGCGCGCTGATCGGAACCGCCTGCGATGACGGCAATGCGCTCACCGGCAACGACGTGTATGGCGCCAACTGCATCTGCGCTGGCGAACTGATCGACTGCCTGGGCGTGCCCGGCGGCAGCGCGCTGATCGGAACCGCCTGTGACGATGGCAACCCCAACACTGGCAACGATATCTACGATGCTAACTGCATCTGCGCTGGCCAGGTGATCGACTGCTTGGGCGTGCCCGGCGGCAGCGCGCTGGTCGGAACCGCCTGTGACGATGGCAACCCCAACACTGGCAACGATATCTACGATGCCAACTGCATCTGCGCTGGCGAACTGATCGACTGCCTCGGCGTGCCCGGCGGCAGCGCGCTGATCGGTACCGCTTGCGATGACGGCAACGCCCTCACCGGCAACGACGTGTATGGCGCCAACTGCATCTGCGCTGGCGAACTGATCGACTGCCTGGGCGTGCCCGGAGGTGCTGCGCTGATCGGCACACCCTGCGACGACGGCAACGCCCTCACCGGCAACGACGTGTACGGCGCCGACTGCATCTGCGCTGGCGAACCGATCGACTGCCTGGGCGTGCCCGGCGGCAGCGCGCTGGTCGGAACCGCCTGTGACGATGGCAACTCCAACACTGGCAACGATATCTACGATGCCAACTGCATCTGCGCTGGCGAACTGATCGACTGCTTGGGCGTGCCCGGCGGCAGCGCGCTGATCGGAACCGCTTGCGATGACGGCAATGCGCTCACCGGCAACGACGTGTATGGCGCCAACTGCATCTGCGCTGGCGAACTGATCGACTGCTTGGGCGTGCCCGGCGGCAGCGCGCTGATCGGAACCGCTTGCGATGACGGCAATGCGCTCACCGGCAACGACGTGTATGGCGCCAACTGCATCTGCGCTGGCGAACTGATCGACTGCCTGGGCGTGCCCGGAGGTGCTGCGCTGATCGGCACACCCTGCGACGACGGCAACGCCCTCACCGGCAACGACGTGTACGGCGCCAACTGCATCTGCGCTGGCGAACTGATCGACTGCCTGGGCGTGCCCGGCGGCAGCGCGCTGGTCGGAACCGCCTGTGACGATGGCAACCCCAACACTGGCAACGATATCTACGATGCCAACTGCATCTGCGCTGGCCAGCTGATCGACTGCCTGGGCGTGCCCGGCGGCAGCGCGCTGATCGGAACCGCTTGCGATGACGGCAACGCCCTCACCGGCAACGACGTGTACGGCGCCGACTGCATCTGCGCTGGCCAGCTCATCGACTGCTTGGGCGTGCCCGGCGGCAGCGCGCTGATCGGAACCGCTTGCGATGACGGCAACGTCCTCACCGGCAACGACGTGTATGGCGCCGACTGCATCTGCGCCGGCCAGCTGATCGACTGCCTGGGCGTGCCCGGAGGTGCTGCGCTGATCGGCACACCCTGCGATGACGGCAATGCCCTCACCGGCAACGACGTGTATGGCGCCGACTGCATCTGCGCCGGCCAGCTGATCGACTGCCTGGGCGTGCCCGGCGGCAGCGCGCTGATCGGAACCGCTTGCGATGACGGCAATGCGCTCACCGGCAACGACGTGTATGGCGCCGACTGCATCTGCGCCGGCCAGCTGATCGACTGCCTGGGCGTGCCCGGAGGTGCTGCGCTGATCGGAACCGCCTGTGACGATGGCAACCCCAACACTGGCAACGATATCTACGATGCCAACTGCATCTGCGCTGGCCAGCTGATCGACTGCCTGGGCGTGCCCGGAGGTGCTGCGCTGATCGGAACCGCTTGCGATGACGGCAACGCCCTCACCGGCAACGACGTGTATGGCGCCAACTGCATCTGCGCTGGACAGCTGATTGACTGCCTGGGCGTGCCCGGCGGCAGCGCGCTGATCGGCACACCCTGCGACGATGGCAACGCCCTCACCGGCAACGACGTGTATGGCGCCGACTGCATCTGCGCTGGCGAACTGATCGACTGCCTGGGCGTGCCCGGAGGTGCTGCGCTGATCGGCACACCCTGCGATGACGGCAACGCCCTCACCGGCAACGACGTGTATGGCGCCGACTGCATCTGCGCCGGCCAGCTGATCGACTGCCTGGGCGTGCCCGGCGGCAGCGCGCTGATCGGAACCGCTTGCGATGAAGGCAATACAGCAACGGTGAACGATACCTGGAGCGCCGGATGCGTGTGCTCCGGGCAGACCATTGATTGCATCAGTGAAGCAGGTCCTGACCAAGAGACCTGTGGGCTGACCACCACCATGCAAGCTGCTGGAGCGGGTCAATGGACCGGTCCATCCGGAATCTCATTCGCGGATCAGTCGGACGCTCAGTCCACAGTGAATGCCGCTCTGCCGGGCGTATATGATCTCTATTGGACTGTGACCAATGGAACCTGTATCGGAATCGATACTGTTTCTGTCACATTCTATCTGCCAAGTGATGCGTCCTTCGCCTACGCGCAGTCCACCTACTGCCATGGTGATCCTTCGGCGGCGCCATGGACGGCGCAAACAGGCGGAACCTTCACGGCCTTCCCTAGCGGTATCGACATCAATCCGATTACAGGAGCGATCAGCATCGGTTCCAGCGACCCTGGCAGCTATCAGGTCACCTATTACATCGCTGGAAGTTGCCCGGCTTCGCAAACCCAGTCAGTCACCATCGCGGCAGGTGCCGATGCAAGCTGGACGGCTCCTGGCCCCTTGTGCAGCAGCAATGCCCCGATTGCACTGGATCCGCTGGTTACCGGCACGCCGGGCGGAACCTGGCAGGGCCAAGGGGTGGCAAATGGCATCTTCAACCCAGTTGGCCTTGCCGGTTCAATCGAACTGACTTATACAGCCACGATCGGAAGCTGCACCCAAGAACTCACGCAGTTCGTTTCGGTTCTTGAGCCTCCTATTGCGGACGCCGGTCCGGACATCACCGCGTGCGGTTTGCGCGCTGCCATGAACGCGGTCCCATTCAGCGGCAATGCAACCTGGATCCTACCAGCAGGAATCACGTCCTATACTCCTGCAACCTCTGCAACAATGGAGATCGGCGCTGCCGCCTACGGCACCTACGCGCTGGTGTGGAGCGTCACCAATGGCAGCTGTTCGGCGTCTGACACCGCCTTGGCCAACTTCGTGGATCCCGGTTCAGGAATCTGGGTGAATGCTGGGGAAGACCAGAACCTCGCCGTTATCGACTTCACGGAGCTCTCCGGAAGCGCCATGGCCGGTGCAGCCCTGAACTGGTGGGTGCTCAACGGCAGCGGGTCCATCGATGAACCGTCGGACAGCACCACCGCGATCAGCGGCCTTTCGATCGGTGATAACCTGGTGGTGCTGACTGCCAGCATCAATCAATGCGCGTCCATCAGCGACACTGTGCTCTTGCATGTGGACGAACTCTTCATTCCCGAGGGGTACAGCCCGAACGGGGACGGCGTGAACGATCGATGGGAGATCCGCGGCATGGAGGCATACCCGAACAGCTCGCTTCAGGTATTCAATAGGTGGGGCAAGACCGTTTATGAGGCCGAAGCCTATTCCAACGAGTGGGAAGGGCTCTCTCGCAATGGCCAACCGCTGCCCGACGACACCTATTTCTACGTCATTAACCTAAATGGCCGACGCTCGTACAACGGCCACGTCATCATCAAACGGTGA
- a CDS encoding type IX secretion system membrane protein PorP/SprF, protein MRPILPYFSFLAFVLTVDCVGQHTPLTSQYLFNGLAINPAYAGSRDVLSATLTHRQQWVGFEGAPVTQTIAVHAPVKRSKVGLGLMVFNDRIGVSNETGVLANYAYRIKMPNRAKLALGLGAGLSLYRAKWSQVAIVDNNDPSFAGDTRGAARPNFSAGLLYQTKIWYVGASVPFLLAHRYDVVNRSYRLSDERIDLEPMLTGGYVIKLNDEFKLKPTSLLRYRLASGLQGDVSTNLIYRDKVWLGASVRTNDAIIGMVEVLPTPQWRIGYAYDAGFSRINQYHKGSHELLVQYEFGYRIRVRDPRYF, encoded by the coding sequence GTGAGGCCGATCCTGCCCTACTTCTCATTTCTGGCATTCGTCCTCACGGTCGATTGCGTTGGACAGCACACACCCTTGACCAGCCAATACCTTTTCAACGGACTGGCCATCAATCCGGCCTACGCGGGCAGCCGCGACGTGCTGAGCGCAACGCTCACGCACAGGCAGCAGTGGGTGGGGTTCGAGGGGGCGCCCGTCACGCAGACCATCGCGGTGCATGCGCCCGTGAAGCGCAGTAAGGTCGGACTGGGGCTTATGGTCTTCAATGACCGCATCGGTGTGAGCAATGAGACCGGCGTGCTGGCCAACTACGCGTACCGGATCAAGATGCCGAACAGGGCGAAGCTTGCTCTTGGCCTCGGTGCAGGCCTGAGCCTGTATCGCGCAAAATGGAGCCAAGTGGCCATCGTTGACAACAACGATCCGAGCTTCGCAGGGGATACGCGCGGTGCAGCCAGGCCGAACTTCAGCGCCGGCCTCTTGTACCAGACCAAGATCTGGTACGTGGGCGCTTCGGTCCCTTTCCTGCTTGCGCACCGCTATGATGTGGTGAACCGTTCTTACCGGCTCTCCGATGAGCGCATCGACCTTGAACCTATGCTGACCGGTGGCTATGTGATCAAGCTGAACGACGAGTTCAAACTGAAGCCGACTTCGTTGCTCCGGTACCGCTTGGCCAGCGGACTTCAGGGCGATGTCAGCACCAACCTGATCTATCGCGACAAGGTCTGGCTTGGCGCATCAGTGCGCACCAACGATGCGATCATCGGCATGGTGGAAGTGCTGCCCACGCCGCAATGGCGGATCGGCTATGCTTACGATGCCGGCTTCTCCAGGATCAATCAATACCATAAGGGCTCGCACGAGCTCCTGGTCCAGTACGAGTTCGGCTACCGGATCCGGGTGAGGGACCCGCGTTACTTCTGA